The Helianthus annuus cultivar XRQ/B chromosome 16, HanXRQr2.0-SUNRISE, whole genome shotgun sequence genome includes a window with the following:
- the LOC110915392 gene encoding D-3-phosphoglycerate dehydrogenase 1, chloroplastic — protein MAVSSSSLILSPPSLTKSHLTSLSLSWKQLPRNLSLPRHHRRRAPPIFAVVVSMNSKPTILVAEKLGDAGLDLLKSFANVDCSYNLSPEELCTKISLCDALIVRSGTKVSREVFESSGGRLKVVGRAGVGIDNVDLAAATEHGCLVVNAPTANTVAAAEHGIALLTAMARNVAQADASIKAGKWQRNKYVGVSLVGKTLAVMGFGKVGTEVARRAKGLGMNIIAHDPYAPADRAHAIGVDLVSFDEAIATADFITLHMPLTPATSKILNDENFAKMKKGVRIVNVARGGVIDEDALVRALDAGIVAQAALDVFTVEPPPKDSKLVNHENVTVTPHLGASTTEAQEGVAIEIAEAVVGALRGELAATAVNAPMVPSEVLIELKPYVTLAEKLGRLAVQLVAGGSGVKTVKVTYTSARAPDDLDTRLLRAMVTKGLIEPISSVFVNLVNADFTAKQRGIRISEERVILDGSPQKPLEAIRVQIANVESRFASAISELGEIKVEGQVKDGIPRLTKVGDFGVDVSLEGNIILCRQVDQPGMIGLVGSILGEENVNVSFMSVGRTVPRKQAIMTIGVDEKPSKEALKKIGDIPAVEEFVFLAL, from the exons ATGGCGGTTTCATCTTCATCACTCATCCTCTCTCCACCATCACTCACCAAATCACACCtcacctctctttctctctcatgGAAACAACTTCCTCGAAACCTCTCTCTTCcacgtcaccaccgccgccgtgCGCCACCAATTTTCGCCGTCGTCGTCTCCATGAACTCCAAACCTACAATTCTCGTCGCCGAAAAACTCGGTGACGCAGGCCTCGATCTGTTAAAATCATTCGCAAACGTTGATTGTTCGTATAACTTGAGTCCTGAAGAACTCTGCACGAAGATATCGCTCTGTGACGCGTTGATTGTACGGAGCGGGACTAAGGTGAGCCGCGAGGTGTTTGAATCGTCCGGTGGCCGGCTTAAGGTCGTTGGACGCGCCGGCGTTGGTATTGATAATGTGGATCTGGCTGCGGCGACGGAGCATGGTTGTCTTGTGGTTAATGCGCCCACGGCTAATACGGTTGCGGCTGCGGAGCATGGGATTGCTCTTCTTACTGCTATGGCTCGGAATGTTGCTCAGGCGGACGCCTCTATTAAAGCCG GAAAATGGCAGAGGAACAAATATGTGGGCGTGTCACTTGTTGGCAAGACTCTTGCAGTGATGGGTTTTGGGAAAGTTGGTACCGAAGTTGCAAGGCGTGCAAAGGGGCTCGGTATGAATATAATTGCACACGATCCGTATGCTCCAGCAGATCGTGCTCATGCAATTGGTGTGGATTTAGTAAGTTTTGATGAAGCTATTGCAACCGCTGATTTCATCACACTTCACATGCCTCTCACTCCTGCTACATCAAAGATATTGAATGATGAAAACTTTGCAAAGATGAAAAAAGGTGTTAGAATAGTAAACGTCGCTCGTGGTGGAGTGATAGATGAAGATGCTTTGGTTAGAGCATTAGATGCTGGCATTGTAGCACAG GCTGCACTTGATGTATTCACCGTAGAACCTCCACCGAAGGATAGCAAGTTGGTTAATCATGAAAATGTCACTGTCACTCCTCATCTTGGTGCTAGCACCACAGAAGCTCAG GAAGGAGTGGCTATTGAAATTGCTGAAGCTGTCGTTGGAGCATTAAGAGGCGAGCTTGCTGCTACTGCAGTAAATGCTCCCATGGTTCCTTCTGAG GTACTTATAGAACTGAAACCTTATGTTACACTGGCGGAAAAACTAGGGCGTTTGGCTGTACAGTTAGTAGCAGGAGGAAGTGGTGTAAAAACCGTAAAAGTCACATACACATCAGCCCGAGCTCCCGATGACCTGGACACTAGACTACTTCGTGCGATGGTCACTAAAGGTCTAATTGAGCCTATTTCTAGTGTATTCGTTAACTTAGTAAATGCAGATTTCACAGCCAAACAAAGAGGAATACGGATCAGTGAAGAACGGGTCATCTTAGACGGGTCCCCCCAGAAGCCACTCGAGGCCATTCGGGTCCAGATTGCTAATGTCGAGTCTAGATTCGCGAGTGCAATTTCTGAACTGGGAGAGATAAAAGTTGAGGGTCAGGTCAAAGATGGGATTCCTCGTTTGACTAAAGTTGGAGATTTTGGAGTTGATGTGAGTTTGGAAGGAAATATTATACTTTGCAG GCAGGTTGACCAGCCGGGTATGATCGGATTGGTTGGAAGCATATTGGGAGAAGAGAACGTGAATGTGAGTTTCATGAGCGTGGGTAGGACCGTCCCGAGAAAGCAAGCTATTATGACGATTGGTGTTGATGAGAAACCGAGCAAAGAGGCATTGAAGAAGATTGGAGATATTCCAGCTGTTGAGGAGTTTGTGTTTCTTGCTTTGTAA